The DNA window TCGATCTCCAGGATTCGATCGAGATCGAACGCGCCGCGCTCCAGCACATCCGACAGCGCGACCTGGCAGCGCTCGGTGCGGTGCAGCTTGGCATAGGGGTTGATGGCGCGGATCCGCGCCTCGACCTCGTTGAGTTCGGCCTTGGTGACGAGGTCGGTCTTGTTGAGCACGATGACATCGGCGAACGCGATCTGGTTCTTGGCTTCCGGCGCGTCCTTCAGCCGGTCGCTGAGCCATTTCGCATCGGCCACCGTCACGACCGCGTCGAGCCGGGCGTTCTTCTGCACGTCCTCGTCGACGAAGAAGGTCTGCGCCACCGGCGCCGGGTCGGCAAGGCCGGTGGTTTCGACGATAATGGCGTCGAATTTACCCTTGCGCCTCATCAAGCCGTCGAGGATGCGGACGAGATCGCCGCGCACGGTGCAGCAGATGCAGCCATTGTTCATCTCGAAGACTTCTTCGTCGGCGCCGATGATCAGATCGTTGTCGATGCCGATCTCGCCGAATTCGTTGACGATCACGGCGTATTTCTTGCCGTGGTTTTCCGACAGAATCCGGTTCAGCAGCGTGGTCTTGCCGGCGCCGAGATAGCCGGTCAGCACGGTCACGGGAATTTTCTGGGAGGTCAATTCTGGCATAGTTACTCCGAAAACGGCACTTGGCAGGCGCGCCGGCAACAGGGAGGGCCCCTGCCCTAATTGGCAAGCGCGTCGGTCAGCGCCTTTATATTGTGCCTGACCATATCAATGTAAGTGGGGGCCCCGCCCTTTTCACCGGTCAGGCTGTCGGAATACAGCGTTCCGCCGATCCTGTCGCCGGTCTCGGCGGCAATCCGCCGCATCAGCCTGTCATCGCTGATATTTTCAAGGAAGACCGCCGGGACTTTGGACGTCCTGATCTGGGTGATGATACCGGCGATGTCGCGCGCGCTGGCCTCGGATTCGGTGGAAACGCCCTCCGGCGCGATGAATTCGATGCCATAGGCTGACGCGAAATAGGCGAAGGCATCATGGGTGGAGATCACCTTGCGGCGGCTTTCCGGGATTTGCGCCACGGCCTCGCGCACCTCACGGTCGAGCGCATCCAGTTTGGCCAGGTAGGTTTCCGCATTGGCACGGAAAACCCCGGCGTCCGCGGGGTCGGCGGCAACAAGCGCGTCGCGAATATTGGCGACATAAACCTTGGCGTTGGCGACCGATTGCCAGGCATGCGGATCGGCTGACGTACCGGCCCTGAGCGGCGCGATGCCCTTGGTCGCGGTGACAATGGGTGCCTTGCTGCCCGCGGATTGCAGCAGCCGCGGCAGCCAGCCTTCCAGACCGAGGCCGTTAATGACCATGAGTCTGGCGTCCGCGATCTCTTTGGCATCCGCCGGCGCCGGCGTGTAGACGTGCACGTCGCCATCGGGACCGACCAGCGTCGTGACGCTGACGCGCGCGCCGCCGACATTGCGAACGAAATCGCCGAGGATGGAAAAGCTGGCGACGACGTTGATCGGATCCTGCGCGCGCGCGGGGCACCCGATAGCGGTCAGCGCGAGACAGAAACAGACAAGCCACGCCTCGAGAGCCCGCTTTATAAAAACTGAATGAGAATTGAGCCGGCTATAGCGGCAACGGCGGTGAGCCCCCTCTCCCCTTGTGGGAGAGGGTTGGGGTGAGGGGTTCAGGTCTATCGATAGTCCGCAACCCCTCACCCGGATCGCATCTGGCGATGCGACATAGCCGAAGCATAGCTTCGGCGTTCTTTTCCAAGGACGGCCGCCGGAGGCGGCCTTTGCTCTCCCACAAGGGGAGAGGTGGCATCGAGCACTTGGATCCGACGGTCTCAATTTATAACCACCTCTATGCCTCGAGATGGCGGCCGGGGAACATCTGCCTGACCAGGCCGCTGACGCTGCCGAACAGCACCGAGCCGACATACAGCACCGCCGCCACCAGAATGATGGCCGGACCCGACGGCACCCGCGTTTGAAACGACAGCACGAGTCCCGCATAGCCCGACAGCATCGCGCTCACGACCGCGATGCAGATCATGCCGGTGATATCGCGCGACCAGAACCGCGCGATGCCGGCGGGCAGGATCATCAGCCCAACCGCCAGCAGGGTGCCGAGCGCCTGGAAGCCGTTGACCAGGTTGATGACGACGAGCGCGAGAAACGCCAGATGCGAGGGCGCGCCGGCCCGGCTGACCGTGCGCAGGAACACCGGGTCGACGCTCTCGATCACCAGCGGACGGTAGATCACCGCCAGCACGATCAACGTGATGGTGGCGTTGACCGCGATCACCAGCAGCGTCGGGTCGTCCATCGCCAGGATGTTGCCAAACAGCACATGCAAGAGATCGATATTGGTGCCCTTGATCGAAACGATGGTCACGCCGAGCGCGAGCGACACCAGGTAGAAGGTGGCGAGAGAAGCATCTTCCTTCAGTTCGGTGGTGCGCGCGACCACGCCCGCCAATATCGCCACGGTAAAGCCCGCGATCAATCCGCCCGTGGTCATCGCAAACAGATTGAGGCCCGAGAGCAGGAAACCGATCGCGGCCCCCGGCAGGATCGCGTGCGCCATGGCGTCGCCGACCAGGCTCATGCGTCGCAGCATCAGGAACACGCCGATCGGCGCGCCGCCCAGCGAAAGCGCGATCACCGCCGCCAGCGCCCGGCGCATGAATTCGAATTCGGTGAAGGGCGCGATCAGCGCATCATGGATGATCACGATCAGGCGGCCCGCGACGGCATGTGATCGACGGCGCAGGCGGCGGCGCTGTCGTCGAACGCTTCGCACATCCGCCGCGCTTCCGTGAGATTGTCTGTTGTCAGCACCTCGGCGGTTAAGCCCCAGGCCACCGGCCCCCGCGCCAGCAGCAGGGTTTCCGGAAAATTCGCGCGCACCAGGTCCATGTCGTGCAGCGCCGCCAGCACCGTGCGCTTTTCGGCGTGCCAGCGCCGCACCAGCGCCAGCAGATCGGCCGACGTCTTGGCGTCGATGGCGTTGAAGGGCTCGTCGAGCACGATCAGGCGCGCGTCCTGCAACAGCACCCGCGCAAACAGCAGGCGCTGCATCTGCCCGCCGGACAGCGTGCCGATGGGACGGTTCTCGAAGCCGTTGAGGCCCACCGCGGCGAGCGCCTGCGCAATCTTGCCGCGCGCGGCGTTGCCCATGCCGCCGAAGAAACCGATAAAGCGCCACAACCCGGTGCCGACGAAATCGTACACCGAGATCGGAAAGCTGCGGTCGATGTCCGCCGTCTGCGGCAGATAGGCGATGTCGCGGACGTTGAGGTCGCCCAGCGCGATTGCGCCCGCCAGCGGCTTGAGGATCCCGACGATGCCGCGAAACAGCGTCGATTTGCCGGCGCCGTTCGGGCCGACGATCGCGAGCAGCGCGCCGGAGCCGACCTCGCCGTTGAGGTGATGCACCGCCGGATGCCGGTCGTAGCCCAGCGTGACATCGCGGAATTGCAACTGCGCGGCCATGCTCACCTCATCGAAAGCCAGACGACGCCCCACAGGACGGCGCTGACCCCGAGCGCCGCGCCGAGCCGCGCGGCCACGGTCATACGCAGGATCGACCAGGGTGCCGCTTGCGCCGGATGCGGCGAAGCCGGGCCGTGGCTGTGCGCGTGCACGCGCCCGTGACTGTGGTCATGTCCGTGGCTGTGGGGGTCAGAAAAAGCCATCCAACGATGTTATATTATAACATAACGGAAGTCTACCGACGCGCAGGCTCTACGGCTAGGTTCGGATGCCGAAGCGCGTCTGGCGCGTAATGACGAGGCTAAATCTGGTTGGTCTCACGGCGACGACAAGCGCGGGGGTCCCCGCGGGGGTCATGAAGCTGCCAGACAAACGAAAGGGCGGCAGCACGATGCTGCCGCCCCAGAATGGATTGCCGGATCGGTATCAGGCCTTCGAGAACAGCTGGTCGACATATTCCCAGTTCACGAGGTGATCGACAAACGCCTTCAGATAGTCCGGCCGGCGATTGCGATAATCGATGTAATAGGAATGCTCCCAGACGTCGACGCCAAGGATCGGCGTGGCGCCATGCACCAGCGGGTTTTCGCCGTTGGGCGTCTTGGAGATTTCGAGCTTGCCGTTCTTCACCGACAGCCAGGCCCAGCCGGAGCCGAACTGGCCGACGCCGGCGGCGGCGAAATCGGTCTTGAACTTGTCCAGTCCGCCGAGGTCCTCGGTGATCTTCTTTTCCAGCCGGCCGGGCAGTTTGCTGCCGCCGCCGTTGGGCTTCATCCAGCTCCAGAAATGCAAGTGGTTGAAGTGCTGGCCGGCGTTGTTGAACACGGCCGCGTTCTTGCCGAACGAACCTTTCACGATCTCCTCAAGGGACTTGCCCTCGAATTCGGTCCCCTTGATCGCGTTGTTTCCGTTGGTCACGTAGGCCTGGTGATGCTTGTCGTGGTGGTATTCCAGGGTTTCCTTCGACATATGGGGCGCAAGCGCGTCATAAGCGTAAGGCAGATTGGGAAGCGTGAAGGTCATGGGGTGATGTCCGCAATGATGGGAGACTGTGGCTTAACGGGAACCCTTATAGAAGGTTCCACCGGTCTTAAACACCGCAATTTGGGGCGATCAGGGTCCCGTGCGGCAGAGCTGAGCAGTTGAATGGGCATCGAAATCGACATTTTGAATGGAGACGCGTCGTGGTCGATCGCAGAGCCGCTGTTCAAGGCGGTCTGGCCGCGCCATGTCGTCGAGAAACAGCCTTGGGGCCACATTGAGTGGGCCGATCCCGATCTGCGCGTGCTGATCGAAGCGCCTTCGGGCGGTCTGGCCTGTCATGTCGGCATCTATTTCCGGACCATCACCTGGAATGGACGCAAGTTTCAGATCGGCGGCATCGGCGGGGTTTCGACCCGCGCCGACTGTCGCCGCCGCGGCTATGCCGGCGTCGCGCTCGGTGCGGCCATCCAGACCATGCGCGATCACGAAGCCGTCCAATTCGCGCTGCTGTTCTGCGAACCGCACAATTTCGCATTTTATCAGTCGCGCGGCTGGCATCCCTTCACCGGCGAAATCCAAGCCGAGCAGCCCGGCGGCAAAATTCGCTTCGAGGCAATGGCGCCTTTTGTATTCGATTTCAGGCGCGCCCCGCGTGAGGGCGTCATCGACCTCTGCGGTTTGCCCTGGTGATCGTGCCTGGCCCGGAGGACGCTGGCCGGCCCACCCTGGCTCGTCATCCGTGCTCATAATCCATTGCTTTTCGCCTCGCGCGGCCCGCCGATATGGCATTGCAGAAATTGGATTTGCTGCTATGCAGGCCTCCTTTTTTCGGGGGCCATTATGGCTTGCAGATCAGGCTTCACGATTGCGATTCTGATGGCGCTGCTGGGGGCGGCGAACGCGCAGGCCAGTGGCGAGGTCAGCGGTATCTGGCTGACCCAGGCGGGCGACGCCAAGGTCCGCGTCAGCCGATGCGGCGGTGGCATTTGCGGCGTCGTGGTCTGGCTGAGAAATCCGATCAATCCCGCCACCGGAAAACCAGAGGTCGACAACAAGAATCCCAACCCGTCTTTGGCAAGGCGTCCAATGATCGGGCTGCCGCTGTTTTCCGGCATGCGGCCCTCGGGTCCAAACCGATGGTCCGGCCAGATCTACAATGCCGACGACGGCAACAGCTATGCCAGCAACGTCTCGATATCGGGTCCGGACACGCTGAAAGTCGAGGGCTGCGTCGGTGCGCTCTGCGGCGGCGAAAACTGGACACGGTCGGCGCGGTGAGCGACCATGAAAAGACGTTCGATCTTTTCCTCCTTATCCTGAGGAGCGG is part of the Bradyrhizobium erythrophlei genome and encodes:
- a CDS encoding superoxide dismutase — encoded protein: MTFTLPNLPYAYDALAPHMSKETLEYHHDKHHQAYVTNGNNAIKGTEFEGKSLEEIVKGSFGKNAAVFNNAGQHFNHLHFWSWMKPNGGGSKLPGRLEKKITEDLGGLDKFKTDFAAAGVGQFGSGWAWLSVKNGKLEISKTPNGENPLVHGATPILGVDVWEHSYYIDYRNRRPDYLKAFVDHLVNWEYVDQLFSKA
- a CDS encoding metal ABC transporter ATP-binding protein — its product is MAAQLQFRDVTLGYDRHPAVHHLNGEVGSGALLAIVGPNGAGKSTLFRGIVGILKPLAGAIALGDLNVRDIAYLPQTADIDRSFPISVYDFVGTGLWRFIGFFGGMGNAARGKIAQALAAVGLNGFENRPIGTLSGGQMQRLLFARVLLQDARLIVLDEPFNAIDAKTSADLLALVRRWHAEKRTVLAALHDMDLVRANFPETLLLARGPVAWGLTAEVLTTDNLTEARRMCEAFDDSAAACAVDHMPSRAA
- a CDS encoding DUF2147 domain-containing protein, whose product is MACRSGFTIAILMALLGAANAQASGEVSGIWLTQAGDAKVRVSRCGGGICGVVVWLRNPINPATGKPEVDNKNPNPSLARRPMIGLPLFSGMRPSGPNRWSGQIYNADDGNSYASNVSISGPDTLKVEGCVGALCGGENWTRSAR
- a CDS encoding metal ABC transporter substrate-binding protein, producing the protein MTAIGCPARAQDPINVVASFSILGDFVRNVGGARVSVTTLVGPDGDVHVYTPAPADAKEIADARLMVINGLGLEGWLPRLLQSAGSKAPIVTATKGIAPLRAGTSADPHAWQSVANAKVYVANIRDALVAADPADAGVFRANAETYLAKLDALDREVREAVAQIPESRRKVISTHDAFAYFASAYGIEFIAPEGVSTESEASARDIAGIITQIRTSKVPAVFLENISDDRLMRRIAAETGDRIGGTLYSDSLTGEKGGAPTYIDMVRHNIKALTDALAN
- a CDS encoding metal ABC transporter permease — encoded protein: MIHDALIAPFTEFEFMRRALAAVIALSLGGAPIGVFLMLRRMSLVGDAMAHAILPGAAIGFLLSGLNLFAMTTGGLIAGFTVAILAGVVARTTELKEDASLATFYLVSLALGVTIVSIKGTNIDLLHVLFGNILAMDDPTLLVIAVNATITLIVLAVIYRPLVIESVDPVFLRTVSRAGAPSHLAFLALVVINLVNGFQALGTLLAVGLMILPAGIARFWSRDITGMICIAVVSAMLSGYAGLVLSFQTRVPSGPAIILVAAVLYVGSVLFGSVSGLVRQMFPGRHLEA
- a CDS encoding CobW family GTP-binding protein, whose translation is MPELTSQKIPVTVLTGYLGAGKTTLLNRILSENHGKKYAVIVNEFGEIGIDNDLIIGADEEVFEMNNGCICCTVRGDLVRILDGLMRRKGKFDAIIVETTGLADPAPVAQTFFVDEDVQKNARLDAVVTVADAKWLSDRLKDAPEAKNQIAFADVIVLNKTDLVTKAELNEVEARIRAINPYAKLHRTERCQVALSDVLERGAFDLDRILEIEPEFLDGGDGHDHDHHHHGHDHDHDHGHSHNGLKHYHDEDMQSLSLRSDKPLDATKFMPWLQDLVASEGQKILRSKGILAFTDDDDRYVFQGVHMMLEGDHQRAWKDGEARESRLVFIGRELPEQTIRDGFERCITT
- a CDS encoding GNAT family N-acetyltransferase, encoding MGIEIDILNGDASWSIAEPLFKAVWPRHVVEKQPWGHIEWADPDLRVLIEAPSGGLACHVGIYFRTITWNGRKFQIGGIGGVSTRADCRRRGYAGVALGAAIQTMRDHEAVQFALLFCEPHNFAFYQSRGWHPFTGEIQAEQPGGKIRFEAMAPFVFDFRRAPREGVIDLCGLPW